One Streptomyces sp. L2 genomic window carries:
- a CDS encoding histidine kinase, translating into MIRGLRPLLSGFTYAGALFAYGGALASLPLLPLAALPVLLWPSVPEGLGIVVVLLVWGALIGALGLAGVTRRLLVVGARKLLGVPLPEAPRAGAAGPSGADRLRTPLWLVLYVALGWTGMLLTAVLTVAGVVLPGNWLDSRAGLTLFDWSVRLTGGWGSWVAALCCLLLAVAVCAAVSGALRWLAPRLLGPSAAERLALAAERELRLAERNRLAHELHDSIGHTLTATTIQAAVAGEVLTADPVAARAALRSIEESSRAALEDLDYALGVLREEAAGTAPQRTLADLPELMDRLRHAGAVVEPELTGELAQVQGTLSRAAYRILQEGLTNALRHGAGGPIQVGVRSAPDVLELSVVNRTGKRAAAPAGSFPTSGHGLPGLAERVRLLHGEFSAGPDGAERWRLAVRLPVRPTP; encoded by the coding sequence ATGATCCGGGGACTACGGCCGCTGCTCAGCGGCTTCACCTACGCGGGCGCGCTCTTCGCCTACGGCGGCGCGCTGGCGAGCCTTCCGCTACTGCCCTTGGCCGCGCTGCCGGTGCTGCTCTGGCCCTCCGTCCCCGAGGGCTTGGGGATCGTGGTGGTCCTGCTGGTCTGGGGGGCGCTGATCGGCGCGCTGGGGCTGGCCGGTGTCACACGGCGGCTGCTGGTCGTCGGCGCCCGCAAGCTGCTCGGCGTGCCGCTGCCGGAGGCCCCTCGGGCGGGGGCGGCGGGCCCGTCCGGTGCCGATCGCCTGCGGACCCCGCTCTGGCTGGTGCTGTACGTGGCACTGGGGTGGACGGGGATGCTGCTGACCGCAGTGCTGACGGTCGCGGGTGTCGTCCTGCCGGGGAACTGGCTCGACTCCCGGGCGGGGCTGACGTTGTTCGACTGGTCGGTGCGGCTGACCGGCGGCTGGGGGAGCTGGGTGGCGGCGCTCTGCTGCCTGCTGCTGGCGGTGGCCGTGTGCGCGGCGGTCTCGGGCGCCCTGCGATGGCTGGCACCGAGGCTGCTGGGGCCGTCGGCGGCGGAACGGCTGGCGCTGGCCGCCGAGCGGGAGCTGCGCCTGGCCGAACGCAACCGGCTCGCCCACGAACTGCACGACTCGATCGGGCACACGCTGACCGCGACCACGATCCAGGCCGCGGTGGCGGGCGAGGTGCTCACCGCCGACCCGGTGGCGGCGCGGGCCGCGCTGCGCAGTATCGAGGAGTCGTCGCGGGCCGCGCTGGAGGACCTGGACTACGCGCTGGGCGTGCTGCGGGAGGAGGCGGCGGGTACGGCGCCACAACGCACCCTGGCCGACCTGCCCGAGCTGATGGACCGGCTGCGGCACGCCGGGGCGGTGGTGGAGCCGGAGCTGACGGGCGAGTTGGCGCAGGTGCAGGGGACGCTGTCCCGGGCGGCGTACCGGATCCTCCAGGAGGGGCTGACGAACGCGCTGCGGCACGGGGCGGGCGGCCCGATCCAGGTCGGGGTGCGGTCCGCGCCGGACGTACTGGAGCTGAGCGTGGTCAACCGGACCGGGAAGCGGGCCGCCGCCCCGGCGGGGTCCTTCCCGACCTCGGGGCACGGCCTGCCCGGACTCGCCGAGCGGGTACGGCTCCTGCACGGCGAGTTCTCGGCGGGCCCGGACGGGGCCGAGCGGTGGCGGCTGGCGGTCCGGCTGCCGGTACGGCCGACGCCGTGA
- a CDS encoding SDR family oxidoreductase, whose protein sequence is MSARTGARAGSGAVVTGAGRGLGRRIAALLVERGHRVLVTDVDGDAARATAAGLGPEVSWAAVDVRDEAQVAAARDRIVAEAGRLGVWVNNAGVLVTGPAWEQPAEVRRLMLEVNALGTVNGTVAAIGAMRGSGGGHIVNIVSLAGLTAVPGEAVYAASKHAAIGFSLSTLADLRVAGIRDIRISCVCPDGIWTPMLHDKLDDPASALSFSGTLLTPEEVAGAVRAVLDRPRPVTAVPAWRGLQVRLADALPRFGLRAVPLAVAQGRRVQRRIARQAGRRDG, encoded by the coding sequence ATGAGCGCGCGCACCGGCGCGAGGGCGGGCTCGGGTGCCGTCGTCACCGGCGCCGGCCGCGGGCTCGGCCGGCGGATCGCCGCGCTGCTCGTCGAGCGGGGCCACCGCGTGCTGGTCACCGACGTCGACGGGGACGCCGCCCGCGCCACCGCCGCCGGGCTGGGGCCCGAGGTGTCCTGGGCCGCCGTCGACGTACGCGACGAGGCCCAGGTCGCCGCCGCGCGGGACCGGATCGTGGCCGAGGCGGGACGGCTCGGCGTGTGGGTGAACAACGCCGGTGTGCTGGTCACCGGGCCCGCCTGGGAGCAGCCGGCCGAGGTGCGCCGGCTGATGCTGGAGGTCAACGCGCTCGGCACCGTCAACGGCACGGTGGCCGCGATCGGGGCGATGCGCGGCTCGGGAGGAGGGCACATCGTCAACATCGTTTCGCTGGCCGGCCTGACCGCCGTACCCGGAGAGGCCGTGTACGCCGCGTCCAAGCACGCGGCGATCGGCTTCAGCCTCAGCACGCTCGCCGACCTCCGCGTGGCCGGGATCAGGGACATCCGGATCTCCTGCGTCTGCCCGGACGGGATCTGGACGCCGATGCTGCACGACAAGCTGGACGACCCGGCGTCGGCGCTGTCCTTCTCCGGCACGCTGCTGACGCCCGAGGAGGTCGCCGGGGCGGTGCGCGCGGTCCTGGACCGGCCGCGGCCCGTCACCGCCGTACCCGCGTGGCGGGGGCTCCAGGTGCGCCTCGCCGACGCGTTGCCCCGGTTCGGACTGCGCGCGGTGCCGCTGGCGGTGGCCCAGGGGCGGAGGGTGCAGCGGAGGATAGCGCGGCAGGCGGGGCGGCGCGACGGCTGA
- a CDS encoding AraC family transcriptional regulator ligand-binding domain-containing protein encodes MTTSMIRGASLRGFAGLVESLGGDPGELVRRFGIPVEALTSDEGLVPITGHDLMLDAAARDLRCPGFGLRLARAQDYDSMVKEKTLADRCKADPRWLQILPSTELAPWKRFWPVVPTYAHGGISYGEIKGGRR; translated from the coding sequence ATGACCACCTCCATGATCCGCGGCGCGAGCCTCCGCGGCTTCGCCGGGCTCGTGGAGTCGCTCGGGGGTGATCCGGGCGAGCTGGTCCGGCGGTTCGGGATTCCCGTGGAGGCGCTCACCTCCGACGAGGGGCTGGTGCCGATCACCGGTCACGATCTGATGCTGGACGCGGCGGCCCGCGACCTGCGCTGTCCCGGCTTCGGGCTGCGGCTCGCCCGCGCCCAGGACTACGACTCGATGGTCAAGGAGAAGACCCTCGCCGACCGCTGCAAGGCCGACCCGCGCTGGCTGCAGATCCTGCCGTCCACCGAACTGGCTCCGTGGAAGCGGTTCTGGCCGGTCGTGCCGACGTACGCGCACGGGGGCATCTCCTACGGCGAGATCAAGGGCGGCCGGCGATGA
- a CDS encoding antibiotic biosynthesis monooxygenase, with amino-acid sequence MSVVKINVLTVPAEQREVLEKRFASRAHAVEGSDGFEWFELLRPVEGTDQYLVYTRWRDEESFRAWMEGSTKGAHGGGGEGGERPKPAAGGATLWSFDVVQQAAPKG; translated from the coding sequence ATGAGCGTCGTGAAGATCAACGTGTTGACCGTGCCGGCCGAACAGCGGGAGGTGCTGGAGAAGCGGTTCGCTTCGCGGGCGCATGCCGTGGAGGGCTCCGACGGGTTCGAGTGGTTCGAGTTGCTGCGGCCCGTCGAGGGGACCGACCAGTACCTGGTGTACACGCGGTGGCGGGACGAGGAGTCGTTCCGGGCGTGGATGGAGGGGTCGACGAAGGGGGCCCACGGCGGTGGTGGAGAGGGCGGTGAGCGGCCGAAGCCTGCTGCCGGCGGGGCCACGTTGTGGTCGTTCGATGTGGTGCAGCAGGCTGCGCCCAAGGGCTGA
- a CDS encoding (Fe-S)-binding protein: protein MQLAAIIVSLVLTVVGVALLARAIGQFVRYFKLGQRVPAGTRTDNPYQRSVTLVREFLGHTRMNRWGIVGFAHWFVAVGFLTLPPTLAQAFGQLFQADWTLPVIGDFLPFEMYTEFIGVMTTVGIVVLMTIRLLSLPSRPGRKSRFAGSKAGQAYFVEYVILTIGLAIYVLRGLEGALHHVDGYEAAYFASYPLVLAFKGLSLTALQNLVYFVAMVKIATSFIWMIVVSLNTNMGVAWHRFLAFPNIWFKRDANGGTALGALQPMTSGGKPIDFTDPGDDDVFGVSQVEQFSWKGLLDFSTCTECGRCQSQCPAWNTGKPLSPKLLIMSLRDHAHAKAPYLLAGGGKTMEGEEKASEEQLKDVPASALAEAERPLIGTAEENGVIDPDVLWSCTTCGACVEQCPVDIEHVDHIVDMRRYQVMIESAFPSEAGTMLKNLEKKGNPWGLAKKQRLEWTKEVDFEVPVVGKDIEDLTEVEYLYWVGCAGALEDRAKKTTKAFAELLHIAGVKFAIMGGDEKCTGDSARRLGNEPLFQELGMENVMSLNAAFGEEMDDDGKVTPESAKPRSAKKIVATCPHCLNTLGNEYPQLGGDYEVIHHTQLLQHLVDEGKLIPVTPVEGIITYHDPCYLGRHNKIYTPPREIIGKVPGLRNEEMHRHKERGFCCGAGGARMWMEERIGKRINNERVDEALSLNPDIVSTACPFCLVMLTDSVNGKKNEGAAKESIQVVDVAQLLLDSVRTPVDPAGETEPENEPEPEPVK, encoded by the coding sequence ATGCAACTCGCCGCGATCATCGTGTCGCTGGTCCTGACCGTGGTCGGCGTTGCCCTGCTCGCCCGTGCCATCGGTCAGTTCGTCCGGTACTTCAAACTGGGCCAGCGCGTTCCCGCCGGCACCCGGACGGACAACCCGTACCAGCGCAGCGTGACCCTGGTCCGGGAGTTCCTGGGCCACACCCGGATGAACCGGTGGGGCATCGTCGGCTTCGCCCACTGGTTCGTGGCCGTCGGGTTCCTGACCCTGCCGCCGACCCTCGCGCAGGCGTTCGGCCAGCTCTTCCAGGCGGACTGGACGCTGCCGGTCATCGGCGACTTCCTCCCCTTCGAGATGTACACCGAGTTCATCGGTGTGATGACGACCGTCGGCATCGTCGTCCTGATGACGATCCGCCTGCTCAGCCTGCCGTCCCGGCCCGGCCGCAAGTCCCGCTTCGCCGGCTCCAAGGCCGGCCAGGCGTACTTCGTCGAGTACGTCATCCTCACCATCGGCCTCGCCATCTACGTCCTGCGGGGCCTGGAGGGCGCGCTGCACCACGTGGACGGCTACGAGGCCGCGTACTTCGCGTCGTACCCCCTGGTCCTCGCCTTCAAGGGCCTGAGTCTGACGGCGCTGCAGAACCTCGTCTACTTCGTCGCGATGGTCAAGATCGCCACCTCGTTCATCTGGATGATCGTGGTGTCGCTCAACACCAACATGGGTGTGGCCTGGCACCGCTTCCTCGCCTTCCCCAACATCTGGTTCAAGCGTGACGCGAACGGCGGTACGGCCCTCGGCGCCCTGCAGCCGATGACGTCCGGCGGCAAGCCGATCGACTTCACCGACCCCGGCGACGACGACGTCTTCGGCGTCTCCCAGGTCGAGCAGTTCTCCTGGAAGGGGCTGCTGGACTTCTCCACCTGCACCGAGTGCGGCCGCTGCCAGTCGCAGTGCCCGGCCTGGAACACCGGCAAGCCCCTCTCCCCCAAGCTGCTGATCATGTCCCTCCGGGACCACGCCCACGCCAAGGCGCCGTACCTGCTCGCGGGCGGCGGCAAGACGATGGAGGGCGAGGAGAAGGCGTCCGAGGAGCAGCTGAAGGACGTGCCCGCGTCCGCCCTCGCCGAGGCCGAGCGCCCCCTGATCGGCACCGCGGAAGAGAACGGCGTCATCGACCCGGACGTCCTGTGGTCCTGCACCACCTGCGGCGCCTGCGTCGAGCAGTGCCCCGTCGACATCGAGCACGTCGACCACATCGTCGACATGCGCCGCTACCAGGTCATGATCGAGAGCGCCTTCCCCTCCGAGGCGGGCACGATGCTCAAGAACCTGGAGAAGAAGGGCAACCCCTGGGGCCTGGCCAAGAAGCAGCGCCTGGAGTGGACCAAGGAGGTCGACTTCGAGGTCCCGGTCGTCGGCAAGGACATCGAGGACCTCACCGAGGTCGAGTACCTGTACTGGGTCGGCTGCGCCGGCGCCCTGGAGGACCGCGCCAAGAAGACCACCAAGGCCTTCGCCGAACTGCTGCACATCGCGGGCGTCAAGTTCGCGATCATGGGCGGCGACGAGAAGTGCACCGGTGACTCCGCCCGCCGCCTGGGCAACGAGCCGCTGTTCCAGGAACTCGGCATGGAGAACGTCATGTCCCTCAACGCCGCGTTCGGCGAGGAGATGGACGATGACGGCAAGGTGACTCCCGAGTCGGCCAAGCCGAGGTCGGCGAAGAAGATCGTCGCCACCTGCCCGCACTGCCTCAACACCCTCGGCAACGAGTACCCGCAGCTCGGCGGCGACTACGAAGTCATCCACCACACCCAGCTGCTCCAGCACCTCGTCGACGAGGGCAAGCTGATCCCGGTGACCCCGGTCGAGGGCATCATCACCTACCACGACCCCTGCTACCTGGGCCGCCACAACAAGATCTACACGCCCCCGCGCGAGATCATCGGCAAGGTCCCGGGCCTGCGCAACGAGGAGATGCACCGCCACAAGGAGCGCGGCTTCTGCTGCGGCGCCGGCGGCGCCCGGATGTGGATGGAAGAGCGCATCGGCAAGCGCATCAACAACGAGCGCGTCGACGAGGCCCTCTCCCTCAACCCGGACATCGTCTCCACCGCCTGCCCGTTCTGCCTGGTCATGCTCACCGACTCGGTGAACGGCAAGAAGAACGAGGGCGCGGCGAAGGAGTCCATCCAGGTCGTCGACGTCGCCCAGCTCCTCCTGGACTCCGTCCGGACGCCGGTCGACCCGGCGGGCGAGACGGAGCCCGAGAACGAGCCCGAGCCGGAGCCGGTGAAGTAA
- a CDS encoding response regulator transcription factor — MTAPDERETGREESITLLIADDDQVARIGLRTLLAVQLGITVVGEAADGVEAVERARELRPDVVLMDVRMPRLNGIDATRQLLAGTAVPPPKVVVITTFENDGYVTAALSAGASGFVLKRLPVPQIAEAVRVAAAGEAILFPAALSRMVTARPRDSAEALPKAALTGREEEVLRLMATGRSNPEIAELLTVSLETAKTHVGNVLTKLGAQNRTHAVVIAYESGLVVPGLAG, encoded by the coding sequence GTGACCGCCCCCGACGAGCGGGAGACCGGCCGGGAGGAGTCCATCACCCTCCTGATCGCGGACGACGACCAGGTGGCCCGCATCGGCCTGCGCACGCTGCTCGCGGTGCAGCTGGGGATCACCGTGGTCGGCGAGGCGGCTGACGGCGTCGAGGCGGTCGAGCGGGCGCGGGAACTGCGGCCGGACGTCGTCCTGATGGACGTGCGGATGCCGCGCCTCAACGGGATCGACGCCACCCGGCAGCTCCTCGCCGGCACGGCCGTGCCGCCGCCGAAGGTCGTGGTGATCACGACCTTCGAGAACGACGGCTACGTCACCGCCGCGCTCAGCGCGGGCGCCAGCGGATTCGTGCTCAAGCGGCTCCCCGTCCCGCAGATCGCGGAGGCCGTGCGGGTGGCGGCGGCCGGAGAGGCGATCCTCTTCCCGGCCGCACTGAGCCGCATGGTCACCGCCCGCCCCCGGGACTCCGCCGAGGCCCTGCCGAAGGCGGCGCTGACCGGCCGGGAGGAGGAGGTGCTGCGGCTGATGGCCACCGGACGGTCCAACCCGGAGATCGCCGAACTCCTCACGGTCAGCCTGGAGACGGCCAAGACGCACGTCGGCAACGTCCTGACCAAACTCGGCGCGCAGAACCGTACCCACGCGGTGGTCATCGCCTACGAGTCCGGGCTGGTCGTGCCCGGCCTGGCCGGCTGA
- a CDS encoding winged helix-turn-helix domain-containing protein, whose translation MQFVPDIPRWRQVAEVIRSRIKDGTYPPRSRVPSVQQLIAEFGVATATAQKVHKGLRAEGLIYTEPGLGSFVAKPPSPEEPERPA comes from the coding sequence ATGCAGTTCGTACCAGACATCCCCCGCTGGCGGCAGGTCGCCGAGGTCATCCGCAGTCGCATCAAGGACGGCACGTATCCACCGCGTAGCCGCGTGCCTTCTGTCCAACAGCTCATCGCGGAGTTCGGCGTAGCAACAGCGACCGCACAGAAGGTGCACAAGGGTCTGCGTGCCGAAGGGCTGATCTACACCGAACCCGGCCTCGGCTCCTTCGTGGCCAAGCCCCCCTCCCCCGAGGAACCCGAGCGCCCGGCGTAG
- a CDS encoding DUF4190 domain-containing protein: protein MSTQATNDRNGLAVTAMALGTIGLAGSIVSVGGLLGVVGLVLGVLALRKAARTGVGRTQAVTGLVTSCIAIVMSVAVAFLAVWFAHRTQDCYQYNHVHQWARCVQQQF, encoded by the coding sequence ATGAGCACGCAAGCAACGAACGACAGGAACGGACTGGCCGTGACCGCCATGGCACTGGGCACCATCGGCCTGGCCGGCTCGATCGTCTCCGTCGGCGGCCTGCTCGGCGTCGTCGGCCTCGTCCTGGGCGTCCTCGCGCTGAGGAAGGCCGCACGGACCGGCGTCGGCCGGACCCAGGCCGTCACCGGACTCGTGACGTCGTGCATCGCCATCGTGATGTCCGTCGCGGTCGCGTTCCTCGCCGTGTGGTTCGCCCACCGGACCCAGGACTGCTACCAGTACAACCACGTCCACCAGTGGGCCCGGTGCGTCCAGCAGCAGTTCTGA